The genomic window TTCCGATTCGGAAGGTGTGGGCGCAACGATGATGACATTAGAGTTATTGGCATTCGAAGACGCCTTGGGCTCAGTAGAAGCTGTCAAGCTGGAGAGTTGAAGCAGGGCAATGGCGATAAGTTCTAACATGGCGCTTTAGGAGGTTGAGTCGTTCGAGAGTTTGAATGACACAAATTTGCTGCACAACTAGGCTGACGGAAAGGAAAGATATTCTGTAAAAGTGACTTGGATTTTATGAATAAATATTAGCTTTTTATGAAAGTAGATAAGGTTAGACAGCATACAGCTAAGTAATTAACCAGCTGTCAAAACGAATATGCACTTCTAGTTTTGGGAAAATGTGACTTTTTGATTTTAGTAAGGGTAAAATTACCCAAGCACAAAGGTGCAGAACGATTTGCCAACTAATAAAGGAAATATTTGAAATATTTGTGACAGGCTTTATCGGCTTTTCTTCATCTTGCAAAGTCCTCAATCGCCTCCAAAGCCACAATTTGCCCATGGAAAAACTAAGCAATCTTGCGCGGATTGTGACAGACCGCCGAGTGAAAGAATCTCCCCTGTTCGACTTTTCCGCTAAGAAGTCGGCACACAAAGATTTAAAACTTATTCGGCTACTCGAAGAAGCACCCGACAGCACCCAGTTGCAACTGACCAAGGCCCTATACGGAAGGGTTTCAGCTACTAGCAACACCTCATTCCGGAAATTGAAGTCGCGGGTACAGCAGAAGTTGCTGAACCACCTCTACTTCTTGGAGCAGTCGGACCCGCGCCATTTGGTATCCAGAAGATACGAGTTGCAATGTATAGGGTTATATCATCAAGTGACAATTCTGTACGGGGAGGGAGAGTACTTGCTGGCCGAGCAACTGCTGCGCAAATGCCTGCGGCAAGCTTTGGAAGGAGAGTTTACGGAGTATGCTGTATTGGCCACTCGCCTGCTGGGCAAGCTCTACGTTGATCTGCGACAGCCGGCTCGTTATCGGGCAGCCAGTAAGCAGCTCCAGAAATTGCAGGAGCTTATGGCGCTAGAGGATGAGGCGGGCCAGATTTATTGGAGTAGCAAGATGGCTCAGGCGCATACGGTGCGGGCCCGGCGAGCCTTGCTCAACGACTTACCCGGCTACCTAGCTCAACTGCAGCAGCTGCACGAAAAAGCCCGCAGCTATACCACATTCAACTACCTCTACCTGATTCAACTAACCCTGCTCGAGTTTACGGGTAATTATGAGGAAATTATCAAGATTACCACGGCTACGGAAAAGCTCTGGGCGAAAGGCAAAATCAACCGCCGCCGCTTTGACAGTCGCTTCAATAATTACATGACGGCCTATGCGTACTTGCATAACAAGCAGGCATCCATTGGTTTAAGACTTTCTGAGGGCTATCTGAAAGACTTTCATCCCTCGTCGGGCAACTGGTTCTTCTTTATGGAGAACTACGTGTTGCTGGCCTTGCACGCGGGGCAGTACAGCCAGGCGCAGCAACTGCTGGAAATGGCCCATAAAAATCCTTACTTCCGTAAACAGCGGGCCGCGGCCCGGCAGCGGTGGGACCTGTATAAGGCTTATATCTACTTTTTACAACCAGAGAATTCCCCACTGACACTGCGGCACTTTAACCAGTTTGTGCAAACAGTGCCTGACTACAGTCGGGACAAGCAGGGCTACAACGTGGCCATTCTGATTTTACAGTATCTAAACTTCCTGCGTCGTCAGGATGTGGAAAACCTACTGGCCCGCTTGGAAAGCCTGCGCAAATACGAACAGCGCCACTTACGAGAGTCGGCCACGCTGCGGAGTCAATTGTTTTTCCGGCTGCTGGTGCTGACTGTAAAGGAGAATTTCGATCCGGAAGCTTGCGAAAAGAAGGGGCAACCGTTGCTGCATCGGCTGCATGAGGCGCCGCAGCCGGGGGAGGCCTACGCCGAAATCGAAATTATTCCTTACGAGGCGTTGTGGGGCATCACGCTGGATATTTTGCGGGCCAACTTAGCAGAAGATAAGGCGGCCGAACAGGCCCGCCGGGCCCGGGTGGCCTAGGGGCGGCTAGCCACCGTGCCGGCGTGGGTGGCGGGCGCCGCTTTCTTGGCGGGTAGGCTAGGGGCTGGTTTGGCTTTGGGAAGCTGCTTCACCACTTTGGTGGGTTGGGCTTTAGGCGCGGCAGGGGCTGGCGCGGGCTTGGGTGCTGCCGGGGCAGATGCAACCAAAGGAGTAGTAACAACGGGAGCCGCAGCGGTAGCAGGAGCTAGCGGAGCCGTCAGGGCAGCAACGTAGTTCTCGTAGCGCTGGTACTGCGCCTCCGACAGCACGCCCTTTAATTTCTCGGCGTACTCCTTTTCCACAACTGCCATCTTGCTTTGCAGCATTGCCGGATCAATGCTGTACATCTGCTTGATTTCGTTTTCCTGCACCAGACGCTCGTAGGTAAAGCGCTTGACTTGCTGCGTGCGGGCATCATCCAGGGCAATGTGCTGGGCTAGTGTCCGGGTATTGTTCATAGCTTGAGCGCGCAGATCGGGAGCCTGCTGGGCTTGGGCGGCACTGATAGTAAACAGAGTAGCAAACAGCGCGGAAAAGCAGATTTTCTTCATGAGAAGAGACAGTGTAGCGGATAGGTGATGTCACAAAGAAACAAAATAATATTGATATAATACATCATGATTAAAAATATATTGCAATATGTCAAGAATCAATATTATAACTCGTGCTTGAGCATTTTAGAAAGCCAGTAATCGGCAGCTGGAGTAAGTTAATAACGTGCAGCAGCCCGACCAACCCCGCTACTCGTGAAAGTGCAATGGGTGGGCCGGGCTGCTGTAACTGGTTGTATTTCAAGCAGGGAGGATGAGTGCTGCCTGGTCGGCTTAGAATTTGTTCAGCCGTTGCAGGACTTCGCGCAGGTAGGTCTGTCCTATGGGAATCTGCTTGTTTTCGATGGTAATTGTATTGTCTTCAATTGCTTGCACCCGCTTTAGGTTGACAATAAAGGAACGGTGAGCCCGCACGAAAATAGAAGTCGGGAATTTTTCTTCCACCGCCTTCATAGTGCTGTACACAATAAGCTTGCTGTGGGGCATAACGATGTGGACATAGTCGCCCAGGGCTTCGACGTAGCTGACATCGTTGAACAGAACTTTGACCAGCTTGGTATCGACCTTGACAAAGGTAAAGTCGGGGTCGGTGCTGGTTGGTATCGCGCTGGCGGCTGCGGGGGGCGTTAGGCTCGTATCGGAAAGTTCAAGAGCTTTCTGGGCTGCTTTCAGAAACCGAGCGTAGCTGATGGGCTTCACCAGGTAATCCACTACATCGTGCTCGAAGGCTTCGACGGCGTAGTGCTTGCTACTGGTAATGAGAATAACCAGGGGCGGGTTCTGCAGGGTATTGAGCAGATCAATGCCCGACATCAGCGGCATTTCGACATCCAGAAACAGCAAATCGACGGGTTGGGTCCGCAGTACTTCGGCCGCCGCCATAGCGCTGTCGTAGCTACCAATGGCGGTTAGGAAAGGAGTATTGTTGATGCAATTAATAACGATTTGAACGGATAGCGGATCGTCATCTACAACGAGGCAACGCAGGGGAGAGGAGGGTGCTGGCATAACGCCAAAGGTATAAGAAGACGGGAGAAAGAGAAGCGCAGTTTTGCCGGCTTACCGGCGGAGCTGATTCTGCAGCCGAAGCTCCAGGTGAGGGTATAGCGCGGCCAGCTGATGACCTACCATGGCTACCAGGTGTGGGGCAGCCTCGGCATCGGCGGGAGAAAGGGGCCGTTCGAGCTTTTCGAGGCATTGCTGAATAGCCGGCACGCCAAAATACACGATTTGCCCTTTCAGCTTATGTGCCATCCGGGCCAGATCCTGACGGTCGGCAGTAGCCAGTTGCTGGTAGAGAGAGGGAGTTTGCTGCAGAAAGGTGGTAATAATTTGGGCAATAAACGCTTCGTTGCCGGCGGCCAGTTCATCCAGCAAGTGCCACTCGGGCCGAATGGTGCCAATATCGGTAGGGTCGGGAGCTGCGGCGGGCGGGCGGACCGTAACGCTGGGACGGATCCGGGCGGTATGGCGCACTAGGCTGGCGTGCAGCAGGGTAGGCTCGAAGGGCTTGGGCAGGGTTTCGTTCATGCCCGCCGCCAGAGCCCGAGCCTGATCGGTGGGCGAAAAGGAGGCGGTGAGGCCAATAATGGGCAGTTGCTTCAGGTGCTGATGCCGCCGCAGCCGCCGGGTGGCTTCGTAGCCGTCCATTTCGGGCATTTGAATATCCATCAGCACCGCGTCGAAGGGCTGGGTGCTGGCCAGCTCCACGGCCTGCCGCCCATTCTCGGCGGTAGTAGCCACTATGTTCCATTCCTCCAGCGCCCGGCACACCACGAGCTGGTTGAGCTCATTATCGTCGGCAACGAGCACGCGCAGGCCGGGGTCGAAGGGTAGTAACAGACTGGAGGAAGCAGACATACAGGAAAAATAGCGGGCTACTTGCCGGTTACTTTAAACTCGGTGCGGCGGTTGAGCTGGCGGCCAGCCTTAGTGGCGTTGGTTGCCACGGGCTGGGAGTCGCCGTAGCCGGCAAAGGTCAGGCGGCCTTTGTCTACACCTTTGCCCACAAGGTAATCTACCACGGCTTTGGCGCGGCGCTGGGAGAGGTCCTTGTTGTATTCGGCCTTGCCCACGTTGTCGGTGTGGCCCGAAATTTCCAGGCGCAGGGCCGGGGTTTCGACCATAAGCTTCTGCAGGCGCTCCAGCTCGGCGGTGCTTTCCTTGCGCAGCGTGGCCTTGTCGAAGTCGAAGAAGATATTGTTGAGCACTACTTTCACGCCCACGTCCAGCTTCTTGAGGGCAATATCCTTCACCACTTCCGAGTAGGCGGCCCCGGCCGGCAAATCAAAGTTTTCGGAGTGGAACAGGTAGCCTTGCTGCCGCACTACGATGCCGTAGTTGACGCCCGAAGGCAGCGACACCAGGTAGCGGCCCGACTGGGCATTGGCCCGGAACGAGGCAATGAGCTCGTTGCGGGAGTTGTCGACCACGTCGATGGTGGCTTCCAGGGGCTGCTTGGTAGCTTCATCCGTCACGACGCCCTTGAGAATGGTTACCTGGGCCGTGGCAATGGGAACCGGCGGGGCCAACGAGGCTTCTTTCACGGGCTGGGCGCGGGAGGCCAGCAGCTGGTCTTCCTGCGACAATACCGGCGGCTTTTCGGCCCCCAGAAACGTAATCTGGTAGATGTCTTTGCTACCCAGGCCGTCGTCGCGGAAGGACGAGTAGTAGCCGTGGCGGCCCGAGGCGGAAATCACGAAGAACACGTCGTCGTCGGGGGTGTTGATGGGCCAGCCCAGGTTTTCGGGCTGGCTCCACTTGCCGTTCTCGAACACCGACTTAAAGATGTCGTAGCCGCCCATCGAGTTGTGACCCTCCGAGCTGAAGTACATCGTTTTGCCGTCGGGGTGCAGGAATACGCCTTCCTCGCCGTAGGGCGTGTTAATGGTGGGGCCTAGGTTGACGGCCGGGCCGCGGCCCTCAATTTCCACCTTATAAATATCCCGGCTGCCCAGGCCGCCGGGTTTGTCACTCACGAAATACAGGCTGCGGCCATCGGGGGTGTAGGCCGCCGACGACTCGTGGGCGCGGCTGTTGATGCGGGAGCCCATCTTCTCGGGCTTGCGC from Hymenobacter chitinivorans DSM 11115 includes these protein-coding regions:
- a CDS encoding response regulator is translated as MSASSSLLLPFDPGLRVLVADDNELNQLVVCRALEEWNIVATTAENGRQAVELASTQPFDAVLMDIQMPEMDGYEATRRLRRHQHLKQLPIIGLTASFSPTDQARALAAGMNETLPKPFEPTLLHASLVRHTARIRPSVTVRPPAAAPDPTDIGTIRPEWHLLDELAAGNEAFIAQIITTFLQQTPSLYQQLATADRQDLARMAHKLKGQIVYFGVPAIQQCLEKLERPLSPADAEAAPHLVAMVGHQLAALYPHLELRLQNQLRR
- a CDS encoding OmpA family protein, whose protein sequence is MSRILLIALVLLAQVATAQNVEFDKDNFKSNKDGLKEAQKEIKTGDEWYDMDPPRYELALPHYLEAQKFNPNNARLNLRIGDCYLHSGYKPRALAYVQKAYQLNPDIDPGIHYLLGRSLHLNAKWAEAIAEYKAAQPAATGKNTATVMAAISKKIQECENGRKLEQKPSRVFIDNAGPSVNSPYADYGPVISADESVILFTSRRDNSTGKERDPETGGFFEDIYQSTRTASGWSPARNLGKPVNNEGHDATVGLSPDGQRMLVYLEDNGGDLNESELRGAAWRKPEKMGSRINSRAHESSAAYTPDGRSLYFVSDKPGGLGSRDIYKVEIEGRGPAVNLGPTINTPYGEEGVFLHPDGKTMYFSSEGHNSMGGYDIFKSVFENGKWSQPENLGWPINTPDDDVFFVISASGRHGYYSSFRDDGLGSKDIYQITFLGAEKPPVLSQEDQLLASRAQPVKEASLAPPVPIATAQVTILKGVVTDEATKQPLEATIDVVDNSRNELIASFRANAQSGRYLVSLPSGVNYGIVVRQQGYLFHSENFDLPAGAAYSEVVKDIALKKLDVGVKVVLNNIFFDFDKATLRKESTAELERLQKLMVETPALRLEISGHTDNVGKAEYNKDLSQRRAKAVVDYLVGKGVDKGRLTFAGYGDSQPVATNATKAGRQLNRRTEFKVTGK
- a CDS encoding LytR/AlgR family response regulator transcription factor — its product is MPAPSSPLRCLVVDDDPLSVQIVINCINNTPFLTAIGSYDSAMAAAEVLRTQPVDLLFLDVEMPLMSGIDLLNTLQNPPLVILITSSKHYAVEAFEHDVVDYLVKPISYARFLKAAQKALELSDTSLTPPAAASAIPTSTDPDFTFVKVDTKLVKVLFNDVSYVEALGDYVHIVMPHSKLIVYSTMKAVEEKFPTSIFVRAHRSFIVNLKRVQAIEDNTITIENKQIPIGQTYLREVLQRLNKF